The Callospermophilus lateralis isolate mCalLat2 chromosome 4, mCalLat2.hap1, whole genome shotgun sequence genomic interval CTCAGAGTCCCCAGAGTGTGAGTATGAAGCCAAGAAGGGCCAGGGGCCTGTTGGCTCTCCTGACAGGGCTGCCCACCACCACAGAACCACTTACCCTTGGCAGTGGTGTCGAGATGTGAAACATGGATGAGGCAACTGCCTCCTTGCCCCCAATGTTCAGCCACAGAATCCTCCTTCCAGAAAGAGCACCATGGACAGGTGCATATGTGTGAGACCCTGCTCAGCTCTCCTAAGCCCAGACAGCAGAGGGGAGCTCTGGGAGGAGTGGAGCAGGGGCACTGTAACTGCCAACTCTCCTGGCCTAGCATTGCCCCACAGACTTCCTTCCCAGACTAGCTGTGGAAGGCTCCATTCtttctgggtttttgttgttgttgttgtttgtttgttttataagaaggattgaactcaggggcactcaaccactgagacacatccccagtcctactttgtattttatttagagacagggtctcactgagttgcttagggcctcactgagttgctgaggctggctttgaactgcctccacctccctagctgctgggattgcaggaatATGTACACTACCATACCTGGCTGGAAGGCCCCATTCTATACTGCATGGTACCCTGCCCACCAGTCACCCCAGGGGACCTAGTTGCATGCCTGCCACTTGACCATCCATATGTGCCATCTGGACCATACCCGTCATCAGCAAGGTCTGGAGGCCAATCCAGCTGTCCCAGGGCCACACAGAACAACCTGAGGAAAAATCCACCCAGCACAGGCTGTGCATATTGCCCAGTCTACTCCCAGAGCCCTCACCACATGGACCCTGTCCTTGGGGTATTAGCACAACCAAGTGAGGCTCACCTCTGGACTCTATGGCACAGAGCTCGCCTAATGGCCACATCCAAGGTGGCCTCTGCAGCagaggcaggggtggctgtgatgCCACTGCTCACCTGTGGGAAGAAAAAATAGGTAACAGTGATGGGTGCAGCCCCAGCCAACTCCCAAACTAGGTCCCTGCCTATACAGCTCTCATCAGTCCTCCTTCATATCAAATCTGTCCATTTCCATAAACAAGGTGCTTGAAACTACACTTTCAAGCCCAATAGTTGCAATGCCTATACTTTTAGCTACTCAAgaaaatgaggcaggaggatcatcataagttcaaggtcagctggacaacagcaaaaccctgtttcaaaaataaaaagggtggggggGTGTAGCTCAAAGAGAGCGAGCTTATCTAGCaagtataaggccctgggttcaatcccaaaagctggaaaaaataaaaagtcatccACTTCCCCTCTCTGCCAAAAATATTTCCCCATCTCTGGGCTGTTCTGATAACAATCCCTACAAAGGGTAATGTGTCTGCACTGCCTCCTCTGGACAAGCCATGCCTCAGACCCAGGCCCCAGATCCAGGTACCCCCCAGCCTCTCAGCAACCCTACCTGCCCATCCAGGATCCTATCGAAAAGGTACAGGAGCTTCCCAAGTGCATCAAGGGCCTCATCCTGGGCTAAAGACTTGTGTAGTCTGTGATAGGCCAGAGGGACACATGGACACCAAGTGACAGTGCATCAGTCATGCACATGCATGTCCTCAGCCCTCTCCCTGGGCCCATCCTGCACACCTGGCCCAGGCTTCTGTCTCCTCCCTTGGTGCTGAGCCCTCCTGACAGAGCACAccagggggcaggggcaaggtggCATCTGGCACAGTCAGGGCAACGGCCGTGCGGATAGGGGGTATGGGGCAGAGGCGCAGCGGGTCCAGAAAAGAGCTCAGTGTAGTTGCTGCTGCCTTGCATGTGGGTCCTCCAGGCAGCAGAGTTGCAGGTGTCCCGTCTGGGGAGTGGCTGCCAGGACTCAGCATGGTGGCCACATCTAGAGGAGGTTCAGAGTCATGGCCACTGCATAGGAGTGTGAGGTGAACCCACCAGCCCAGATCACACTGACCTTGCTCTTGAAGGCTCATCCAGTAGGGGGCCTGGGTCATCCGGACACTGTGGATGGACTCCAGCGCACTGTGGGGAGAAGCATGGTCATGGGCCTGACTCACACCTAGCCTCTCCCACCCTCCAGCCCTTCATACCTCCGACATGGCACCAGAGGCCCGGACAGCGGGGGTACAGGGTCACCCAGCAGTGCCTGTACCATCATGCACACTGACTTGGCCAGGGACTCCAGGTGGTAGCCACCCTGGGAGGGTGGAGACAGGATAGAGGAAGGGTGTCACTGGGGTGGGTAGCTCTCCCAGACAGGTGCCCCACAAGATTGTGTCTTGACCTGGTTCCCATACTCCTGAGTATTAGGCATCCTCTCAGCTGCCCCAGTTACCTCTAGTACAGCACAAACCCGGCCATTGGCCAGCACCTGCAGCAGCTGTGTGAGGTGGGCGAAACACTCTGGTGTGGCCTGCATCTGCCCCTGGAACCAGAGCCATGTATGATGGGGGCCTGAGTCCAGGACCCCAGAGGCCCTCCTCAGCCAGACCAGGCCCTCACCTCAGGGTCCCCAATGGCTGAGTCAAATCCTGCTGAGACCAGCACCAACTCAGGGTCAAACTGCAGGCAAAATCaggtgaggaagagaaagagagcagCTGGAGCCAGGGAAACCTCCATGAGCTGCCTGGCCCACTATTCATGTCAGCCCTCCTCAGAGACCCTCCCTACCCACCAGGGATCTGCTCCTACACAGGTGAAGTGGTTGACAACCCTCTTCCTCTGTGGTGGAACTATGAGCAGGCATGGGTCATCTGCCCTAGAGAGCCCCCACCGGAAAGTCACCTCGAAGGCCAGTGGGAGCAACGTGTGCAGGAAGGCAGCCAGGTAGTCAGCGTTTCCCATCCCAACCTGCCTCGGGTGCAGGGAAGAGGTGTCAGTGGGCAGCCCTGCCAATGGGGACTTCAGGGTCTCACCCGCTGGATCCCAGGCTGTAGAAAGTATGGCAAGACGGCCCAGAGCTGTGGGGCAGGGGAGAGGTGCAGTCTGGGAGGTGGGCTGGGAGCAAGTTCTGGGGGTCAAGGGCAGGTACCTGGTTCCAGGGAAGGTTGACAGTGAAGCCtcgcccctgccccctccctactGCATCTACGTTGGATTCTTGCAGAAAGGGCCAGAAGTGCCCATGTTCATAGCGGTGCCAGGAGAAGTAAAGGACACTGCAGACAGTGTGCAGGGTCAGAAGTCAGGACGCTTGGCAGCTCCACAGCTCCTTAAAGAACACTGACCCCTGCACACATGGCCAAGTCTCCCCCTTGGATTTTCCCAAGTCAGTCTGTGCACTCCCTCAAAAGTGGGGTTgcaggctggggtgtagctcagctgtagaatgcttagcatgtgcaaggccctgggttccatccccagtatttaaataaatacataaatggggCTGCAAGAAAGTGTCACGTCCCCACCTACAGCTCACCTGGGATCATCTTCAAATATATACTGAATACCCTGGCCATGGTGGACATCCCAGTCAACAATGAGGATCCTGAAATCAGGCAATGCTGGGGTCACTACAGGGCAGGGCCTCCCATCTCCAGGCCAGAAGCCCAGCCAGGGTTGGGAAGGGAATGGGTAGGGACTTTCTGCCACCTGCTCCACCCTGCACAGCTCGGCACCCACCTGTGCAGCCCGTGTTTCCGCTTGGCATGTTCAGCTGCTATTGCCACATTGTTGAACACACAAAACCCATTGGCAGCTGCCCTTTGGCTATGGTGCCCAGGAGGCCTGGAGGGTGAGAGTGGGGTCATTCTGTCCTCTCAGGGAGCCAGCCAAAGGGAATAGCCAGGTGAGGGGAGCAGCTCTCACCTCACTAAGGCCAGCCCATTGTGTGCGGCTCCTGTCAGCACAGCGTCCACCAGCTGAAGGGCAGCCCCGGCAGCTAGCCGGGCACAGTGAAAGGTACTCTATGGGGGCAGGAATACAGATCAGCCCCCTGCCTTTGCAGAACATGCTGCTGAGCAGAAAGGACCACGCAGGCCCAGGGTGCCAGCAGTGAGCAGGAACAAGGGAATGCTGGCAGGTGGCAGCCACAGGTGTGAACACACATAGTCAGTGGGTGTGTTAGATCTGGGTGGGTGGGTGTTGTACAGGGGGACTCACCGGGTGGAAGTAGACGGCATCGTACTGTCCAGACAGTACCTGGAGCTCCTCCTTGCTCAGGGCCTGAGTCGTCTGCACCAGGGCCACATATTCAGGGCTGCAGATGGCCAGTCAGGGAGGCAGGTCACCAGCAGGGGAGTGGGGTGGGGCCACAGGGAGTCCCTCCCAAGCTCCTCAAGCCTTTGAGCAGCACCTCCACTGGAATGTGAAGGCGAGGCACATGGGGAACAGGCTCCCTCTGGGAGGCCCTGAAGGCTGGGGCTAGCCCAGCTCTCCTTGTGGGCCCTCCTCTGACCTGTGCACCAGGCCCAGCTCCTCCTCCGAGGCCTCGCGGGCTACTAAGCGCAGGCACCTCTGCTCCAGGCCGTACTGCCGAAGGCCGTCCAAGGCTGCGGCCAAGCGCTCCGGACACTCGATCCTGCACTCGGGGCTGAAGTACACTGGGAGCTCAGTGTCCAGAGTCCCCTCCCTGTACCCACCTCCGCCAGCTCACACTTACTCGTCCCAGAGCAGCCGGCTGACCATCATATCCTCATGGTACACGAGTGCGGTCCCCATGGCTAGACTGTAGTCACTTTGGACCACTCTGATGTGGCACGCCCTCCGCTGGCTGGTGACCGCACTGTAGGTCCCCAACTTGCAAACTGGGAACAGCCCAACGCCTGGAACCCTCCTGAGACCAAGTTCGGCAGCGGGCACCGAGTCTGGGCATAAACACACAGGCCAGGCAGGCACCGAGAACCCGGCGCACCGAGGGAGCGAGGCCAGGGTGCAGCGTGGACCCCGGGGCCTGACTTCCGGCTTCCGAGTCCCGGACCCGCCCCCGCAAGCTCCGCCCCAAAGGGACCGGGCGGCCTAGACTTCCCGGCCTCGGCCCGTGGCTCGGCCGCTCTCAGGCTCCAGAGCCACCGTCTCCCACGGCTGGGAGCCTGGGGATGGTCCCGCCCCCAAGCCCTTCTGGTGATGGGAGGGGTGTAGGGTGAGAGGAGAGTAGTCCCCAGACCCTCCTGAGGACTGTCATTGAAGCCCCGCCCATCGGTCTGTCTTCTGCCTCAAATGTCCCCGGAACCCACCCCGAGGGCGAAGGACACAGGGTCAGACGTGTTAGCGGTCCGCTGAGTCCAGTGCGGCTCCGGGCACCTGGCCAGGGCTCAGGGAAGAGTCGGTGTGGCCAAGGGTCCGTGGGCTCAAAGGGGGAGGACAAGGACCCGACTCAGCTGGTCCTGGGTGGCATCAACGCGCAGCCCCACTGCAAGCTTCAAG includes:
- the Hdac10 gene encoding polyamine deacetylase HDAC10 isoform X2; protein product: MGTALVYHEDMMVSRLLWDDPECRIECPERLAAALDGLRQYGLEQRCLRLVAREASEEELGLVHSPEYVALVQTTQALSKEELQVLSGQYDAVYFHPSTFHCARLAAGAALQLVDAVLTGAAHNGLALVRPPGHHSQRAAANGFCVFNNVAIAAEHAKRKHGLHRILIVDWDVHHGQGIQYIFEDDPSVLYFSWHRYEHGHFWPFLQESNVDAVGRGQGRGFTVNLPWNQVGMGNADYLAAFLHTLLPLAFEFDPELVLVSAGFDSAIGDPEGQMQATPECFAHLTQLLQGGYHLESLAKSVCMMVQALLGDPVPPLSGPLVPCRSALESIHSVRMTQAPYWMSLQEQDVATMLSPGSHSPDGTPATLLPGGPTCKAAATTLSSFLDPLRLCPIPPIRTAVALTVPDATLPLPPGVLCQEGSAPREETEAWARLHKSLAQDEALDALGKLLYLFDRILDGQVSSGITATPASAAEATLDVAIRRALCHRVQRLFCVALGQLDWPPDLADDGRILWLNIGGKEAVASSMFHISTPLPRTTGGFLSCVLGLVLPLAYGFQPDLVLVALGRAHGLQNAHAALLAAMLRGPAGGRVLALIGEESTPQLASTLARVLHGEAPPNLGPFLMASPEDIQALLHLRAQLEPRWKMLQVAGEALGSGGSEPAAQSQPTARPFPAAPSGPPFGVA
- the Hdac10 gene encoding polyamine deacetylase HDAC10 isoform X3; protein product: MGTALVYHEDMMVSRLLWDDPEYVALVQTTQALSKEELQVLSGQYDAVYFHPSTFHCARLAAGAALQLVDAVLTGAAHNGLALVRPPGHHSQRAAANGFCVFNNVAIAAEHAKRKHGLHRILIVDWDVHHGQGIQYIFEDDPSVLYFSWHRYEHGHFWPFLQESNVDAVGRGQGRGFTVNLPWNQVGMGNADYLAAFLHTLLPLAFEFDPELVLVSAGFDSAIGDPEGQMQATPECFAHLTQLLQVLANGRVCAVLEGGYHLESLAKSVCMMVQALLGDPVPPLSGPLVPCRSALESIHSVRMTQAPYWMSLQEQDVATMLSPGSHSPDGTPATLLPGGPTCKAAATTLSSFLDPLRLCPIPPIRTAVALTVPDATLPLPPGVLCQEGSAPREETEAWARLHKSLAQDEALDALGKLLYLFDRILDGQVSSGITATPASAAEATLDVAIRRALCHRVQRLFCVALGQLDWPPDLADDGRILWLNIGGKEAVASSMFHISTPLPRTTGGFLSCVLGLVLPLAYGFQPDLVLVALGRAHGLQNAHAALLAAMLRGPAGGRVLALIGEESTPQLASTLARVLHGEAPPNLGPFLMASPEDIQALLHLRAQLEPRWKMLQVAGEALGSGGSEPAAQSQPTARPFPAAPSGPPFGVA
- the Hdac10 gene encoding polyamine deacetylase HDAC10 isoform X1, which codes for MGTALVYHEDMMVSRLLWDDPECRIECPERLAAALDGLRQYGLEQRCLRLVAREASEEELGLVHSPEYVALVQTTQALSKEELQVLSGQYDAVYFHPSTFHCARLAAGAALQLVDAVLTGAAHNGLALVRPPGHHSQRAAANGFCVFNNVAIAAEHAKRKHGLHRILIVDWDVHHGQGIQYIFEDDPSVLYFSWHRYEHGHFWPFLQESNVDAVGRGQGRGFTVNLPWNQVGMGNADYLAAFLHTLLPLAFEFDPELVLVSAGFDSAIGDPEGQMQATPECFAHLTQLLQVLANGRVCAVLEGGYHLESLAKSVCMMVQALLGDPVPPLSGPLVPCRSALESIHSVRMTQAPYWMSLQEQDVATMLSPGSHSPDGTPATLLPGGPTCKAAATTLSSFLDPLRLCPIPPIRTAVALTVPDATLPLPPGVLCQEGSAPREETEAWARLHKSLAQDEALDALGKLLYLFDRILDGQVSSGITATPASAAEATLDVAIRRALCHRVQRLFCVALGQLDWPPDLADDGRILWLNIGGKEAVASSMFHISTPLPRTTGGFLSCVLGLVLPLAYGFQPDLVLVALGRAHGLQNAHAALLAAMLRGPAGGRVLALIGEESTPQLASTLARVLHGEAPPNLGPFLMASPEDIQALLHLRAQLEPRWKMLQVAGEALGSGGSEPAAQSQPTARPFPAAPSGPPFGVA